One segment of Cetobacterium sp. NK01 DNA contains the following:
- a CDS encoding efflux RND transporter permease subunit has product MNIAQFSIKRPVVTMMIIISMVILGILTLVNLKTQLMPNYNMPMAAIRVSWKGASPDDMEKLVTKEIEKGLTSVEGIKRITTKSTMGKSALTVEFEYGVIIDNKVNDLVTAVSRIRNSLPDDIDEPVIRKTSSSGDRVMLIGLRGEDLINLKSFADNVVIPRLERIDGVGTVSIFGGLEKEISINIDPEKLEAYNLSITDLYSTLKSASLNFPSGYIREGDKEYLVKVSGEAKALEDIQEIVLKNTNGETLYLTDVADVKLGIKDRSSYGRTDGIENIIINIEKSDVGNTVEISKVAKEELKKIEPLLPKGASFTINRDSAVDITRSINTVENNAITGLVLAGIILFIFLRDWRATLVVTVAIPVSIIATFGFFGAKGMTLNIISLMGLSLGVGMLVDNSIVVLDNIFRHLTELGQDRMEASENGATEVIIPIIASTATTIAVFIPIVIREGRAKEIYKDMAYSITFSLLASLIIAITFVPMVSSRILKSKTRVHEEGKILKFIKNYYSKILSISLRHKAMVILGMLLLFIGVVGYGSKNIGGEFMPTTDDGIYSIIAELPSGMEIEKANRVAKELEEIVGKDSQTRKYISSVGKEAVSIIVDIGPKNERNKKVQEIMGETRKKVSHIPDVKLNLVPRMAFGRGTGRDISLILKSDDLNQLGYVSKLISEKMSKNPGFTDINNSMVNGNPEVRILLDRKKMEYYGVKVNDLTLSVSYQILGGAPIKIKTANEEVDVSLRLAEEFRNSPEKIKEMRIKSQNGGVVKLKDIASFEIGEGAYGIDKEDKITMITIDANTANGLDLVTGQKYIKEILDEVGLPKTITYSFGGSGRNMAEVNNQLKFAFMVAMFLVYFILAAQFESYILPIIVMGTVPLSVIGVYSGLLITGQKTNTMVFVGIIMLAGIVVNNAIVLIDYIKILLERELPLDQAILEAGKTRLRPIFMTTMTTVFGMIPLSLGIGQGSEMYKGMAISVIFGLVFSTLLTLVLIPVLFYIYEVGKKRFSRYI; this is encoded by the coding sequence ATGAATATAGCACAATTTTCAATAAAACGTCCTGTTGTCACTATGATGATAATAATATCGATGGTTATTTTAGGAATTTTAACATTAGTTAATTTGAAAACACAACTTATGCCAAATTATAATATGCCAATGGCAGCTATACGAGTAAGTTGGAAAGGAGCTTCACCAGATGATATGGAGAAGCTAGTAACTAAAGAGATTGAAAAAGGTCTTACTAGTGTAGAAGGAATTAAGAGAATTACAACTAAATCTACAATGGGAAAATCGGCATTGACAGTTGAATTTGAATACGGAGTTATTATAGATAATAAGGTAAATGATTTGGTAACAGCAGTAAGTAGAATAAGAAATAGTTTGCCAGATGATATAGATGAACCGGTAATAAGAAAAACATCTTCTTCAGGAGATAGAGTTATGCTTATAGGTCTAAGAGGAGAAGATTTAATAAATTTAAAAAGTTTTGCAGATAATGTTGTTATCCCAAGATTAGAGAGAATTGATGGAGTAGGAACTGTTAGTATTTTCGGTGGATTGGAAAAAGAGATTAGTATAAATATAGACCCTGAAAAATTAGAGGCATATAATCTCTCAATAACTGATTTGTATAGTACATTAAAAAGTGCAAGTTTAAATTTCCCCTCTGGATACATAAGAGAAGGAGATAAAGAGTATTTAGTAAAAGTATCAGGAGAAGCTAAAGCATTAGAAGATATACAAGAAATTGTTTTAAAAAATACAAATGGAGAAACTTTATATTTAACAGACGTAGCAGATGTTAAATTAGGAATAAAAGATAGGAGTAGTTATGGAAGAACAGATGGCATAGAAAATATAATAATAAACATTGAAAAAAGTGATGTTGGAAATACTGTTGAAATTTCTAAAGTAGCAAAAGAAGAGTTAAAAAAAATAGAACCTCTTTTACCTAAAGGAGCTTCCTTTACAATAAATAGAGATTCAGCAGTGGATATAACTCGATCAATAAATACTGTTGAAAATAACGCTATAACTGGACTTGTATTAGCTGGTATTATTTTATTTATTTTTTTAAGAGATTGGAGAGCGACACTAGTTGTAACTGTAGCTATTCCAGTTTCAATAATAGCAACTTTTGGATTTTTTGGAGCTAAAGGTATGACGTTGAATATAATATCTTTAATGGGATTATCATTAGGGGTTGGAATGCTAGTTGATAACTCTATAGTTGTATTAGATAATATTTTTAGACATTTAACAGAATTAGGCCAAGATAGAATGGAAGCTTCAGAGAATGGAGCAACAGAAGTCATTATTCCTATAATAGCTTCAACAGCAACAACGATAGCTGTATTTATACCAATAGTTATAAGAGAGGGAAGAGCCAAAGAGATATATAAAGATATGGCATACTCAATAACATTTTCCTTATTAGCCTCATTAATAATAGCTATAACTTTTGTTCCAATGGTTTCAAGTAGAATTTTAAAATCAAAAACAAGGGTACATGAAGAGGGAAAAATTTTAAAGTTTATAAAAAATTATTATTCAAAAATTTTATCAATATCTTTAAGACATAAAGCAATGGTTATTTTAGGAATGCTATTGTTATTTATAGGAGTTGTGGGATATGGTTCAAAAAATATTGGAGGAGAATTTATGCCTACAACCGACGATGGAATTTACAGTATTATAGCTGAGCTTCCAAGTGGAATGGAAATTGAAAAAGCTAATAGAGTAGCAAAAGAGTTAGAAGAAATTGTAGGGAAAGACTCACAAACTAGAAAATATATCTCTTCAGTTGGAAAAGAAGCTGTATCTATAATAGTAGATATAGGACCAAAAAATGAAAGAAATAAAAAAGTACAAGAGATTATGGGAGAGACAAGAAAAAAAGTATCCCATATACCTGATGTAAAATTAAACTTAGTTCCTAGAATGGCTTTTGGAAGAGGAACAGGAAGGGATATTTCTCTAATTTTAAAATCAGACGATTTAAATCAATTAGGATATGTTTCAAAATTAATTTCAGAAAAAATGTCTAAAAATCCAGGATTTACAGATATAAATAACTCAATGGTTAATGGTAATCCAGAAGTGAGAATATTGTTGGATAGGAAAAAAATGGAATACTATGGAGTAAAAGTTAACGATTTGACATTATCAGTAAGTTATCAAATATTAGGAGGAGCTCCTATAAAGATAAAAACTGCTAATGAGGAAGTTGATGTAAGTTTAAGACTTGCTGAAGAATTTAGAAATTCACCAGAAAAAATAAAAGAGATGAGAATTAAATCTCAAAATGGAGGAGTAGTAAAACTAAAAGATATAGCTTCTTTTGAAATAGGAGAGGGAGCATATGGAATTGATAAAGAGGATAAAATAACAATGATAACGATAGATGCTAATACAGCTAATGGATTAGATTTAGTAACAGGTCAAAAATATATAAAAGAAATTTTAGATGAGGTTGGATTGCCTAAAACAATAACTTATTCTTTTGGCGGAAGCGGAAGAAATATGGCTGAGGTAAATAATCAACTTAAATTTGCGTTTATGGTTGCAATGTTTTTAGTATATTTTATATTAGCTGCACAGTTTGAATCATACATACTTCCTATTATAGTGATGGGAACTGTTCCTCTTTCAGTAATTGGTGTATATAGTGGGCTTTTAATAACGGGTCAAAAGACGAATACGATGGTTTTTGTTGGAATAATTATGCTAGCTGGTATAGTTGTTAATAATGCAATAGTTTTGATAGATTATATTAAAATTTTACTAGAAAGAGAATTACCTCTGGATCAAGCTATATTAGAAGCAGGTAAAACAAGATTAAGACCTATATTTATGACTACAATGACAACAGTTTTTGGAATGATTCCTCTATCTTTAGGTATAGGTCAAGGAAGTGAAATGTATAAAGGGATGGCTATATCAGTAATATTTGGTTTAGTTTTTTCAACTTTATTAACATTAGTTTTGATTCCAGTATTGTTTTATATTTATGAGGTAGGAAAAAAGAGATTTTCTAGGTATATCTAA
- a CDS encoding AraC family transcriptional regulator, producing MIKLKKIEKILFLVFIFSNILLICLVYHKEKENYNQALTAQIEEKRKLFELKTNLLYSSILDLKNDSTFLDYDLNPTPYNLLKVFKTLKIKNSFFSKFGYTISFGNNDSNTFITPEETTSKEIFFNNLGLSPNSLSNLEIKEKDSIIYLLNLPSKLEPLQKSLWLISIDKNIFFSDIKTDNIDNWKIKKNTLKNIEPYSFKNNSFDFNLIFYPNEKNILSFIILDILKILFLNIFIFICILKIFKFFQNPIIYINQRKNLKDYILGTKSLKEIESFTSKFENLSFPIRLVLIEVLDSDTSEFYADIFPPIKKYLIDSLSNSNNYEYVDIDYKSILFIVSKETLIDIDYGFSFLLENIEKKYKLKLTGSISNEILNIINIPREYIKCKRILNYKFLYSSCYILLESLTNKSIPSFFYSIEIENKFSNRLLNGNFLGCQKIIDEIFEDIDFNLDKNKVNEFSLLLSNTLNRVISQLKHLNPNNKIDVYLKETNLFNLKNSLLKNCKKICDLKEMEEKSNETEIKSKILQYLENNYSKDFSLEDLSDYLGFSFRYTSLLFKKNMGDNFKNYLNLFRVNKSKEIIQNDKTIKIKEVAELVGYNSSNTFIRIFKKYEGVSPAKFFLENLKD from the coding sequence ATGATTAAGTTAAAAAAAATTGAAAAGATTCTATTTTTAGTTTTTATCTTTAGTAATATTTTATTAATTTGTTTAGTTTACCATAAAGAAAAAGAAAATTATAATCAAGCTTTAACTGCTCAAATTGAGGAAAAAAGAAAACTATTTGAGTTAAAAACAAATTTATTGTATTCATCAATTTTAGATCTTAAAAATGATAGTACTTTTTTAGATTATGATTTAAATCCTACACCTTATAATCTTTTAAAAGTTTTTAAAACCCTAAAAATAAAAAATAGTTTTTTTAGCAAATTTGGATATACTATATCTTTTGGAAATAACGATTCAAATACTTTTATAACTCCAGAAGAAACAACCAGTAAAGAGATTTTTTTCAATAATCTAGGTTTATCTCCAAACTCTCTTTCTAATCTTGAAATTAAAGAGAAAGATTCAATAATATATCTACTTAATCTTCCATCTAAGCTTGAACCTTTACAAAAAAGTTTATGGCTAATCAGCATTGATAAAAACATTTTCTTTTCTGATATAAAAACAGATAATATTGATAATTGGAAAATTAAAAAAAATACTTTAAAAAATATAGAGCCGTATAGTTTTAAAAATAATAGTTTTGATTTCAATTTAATATTTTACCCTAACGAAAAAAACATTCTTTCCTTTATCATATTGGACATCCTTAAAATATTATTTTTAAATATTTTTATTTTTATATGTATTTTGAAAATCTTTAAATTTTTTCAAAATCCAATTATATATATTAATCAAAGAAAAAATTTAAAAGATTATATTTTAGGAACAAAGAGTCTAAAAGAAATTGAAAGTTTTACAAGTAAATTTGAAAACTTGTCTTTTCCTATTCGGTTAGTTTTAATAGAAGTTTTAGATTCTGATACTTCTGAGTTTTATGCAGATATTTTTCCACCTATAAAAAAATATCTTATTGATTCACTTAGTAACTCTAATAATTACGAATATGTTGATATTGATTATAAAAGTATTCTTTTTATAGTTTCTAAAGAGACTTTAATTGATATTGATTATGGATTTTCTTTTTTATTAGAAAATATCGAAAAAAAATATAAACTTAAACTCACTGGATCTATATCTAATGAAATTTTAAATATTATCAATATTCCTAGAGAGTATATTAAATGTAAGCGAATATTAAATTATAAATTTTTATATAGTAGCTGTTATATCCTTTTAGAGAGCCTTACAAATAAGAGTATTCCTAGCTTTTTCTATTCTATTGAAATAGAGAATAAATTTTCAAATAGACTATTAAATGGAAACTTTTTAGGCTGTCAAAAAATAATTGATGAAATTTTTGAAGATATTGATTTCAATTTAGATAAAAATAAAGTCAATGAATTTTCATTACTTCTCTCCAATACATTAAATAGAGTTATTTCTCAGCTAAAACATCTTAATCCAAATAATAAGATAGATGTTTATTTAAAAGAAACAAATCTTTTTAATCTAAAAAATTCACTTTTAAAAAACTGTAAAAAAATTTGTGATTTAAAAGAAATGGAAGAAAAATCTAACGAAACTGAAATCAAAAGCAAAATACTCCAATATTTAGAGAATAATTATTCAAAAGATTTTTCTCTTGAGGATTTGTCTGATTACCTAGGCTTCTCTTTTAGATACACGAGTTTACTTTTCAAAAAAAATATGGGAGATAATTTTAAAAACTATTTAAACCTTTTCAGAGTAAATAAATCTAAAGAGATTATTCAAAATGATAAAACTATTAAAATTAAAGAAGTTGCTGAATTAGTTGGCTATAATAGTTCTAATACCTTCATACGAATTTTTAAAAAATACGAAGGTGTCTCTCCTGCAAAATTTTTTTTGGAAAATTTAAAAGACTAA
- a CDS encoding extracellular solute-binding protein → MYKRKMMLILSLTLLGMKSFSDETNNYKIVEKPVTLSILAIQNGKVFDENWLIFREAFKDTNVKLQSATSKNLTDEVQAFNLAVSSGNLPDIISYAYPEKIENLGMSGGMVPLNELIDKHAPNIKAFFEKYPRYKMDAVAADGKIYYIPCYYDWYAMKASQGLFIRKDWLDKLGLDVPKTMDDFYKVLKAFKEQDPNGNGKADEIPYFDRTIEFATKELVGLFGAQYGFYLDNGIVKYGPTQERFKEAMPEVIKWYKEGLIDPEIYTRGFSGRDYMLRNDVGGVTFDWFASTTGYNNDEELKKQNEKFEFIAIAPPEYKGQSYAPDARTTSLGGWGISASAKDPITAIKYMDYWFSDKGYELYNWGVEGDTFVRDQDGKKQYTDKVMKAPGKNALQVLRDNGLQFKIGARQDYEYEKAWGDKKATEWSEMYMANGYIMDQVPLFKYTPEEAKKVQKISSQISMALDEMSQKWVLGAEDFDKSYNQFVERVNKLGLKELIEINQRAYDRVQS, encoded by the coding sequence ATGTATAAAAGAAAAATGATGTTAATTTTATCTTTAACTTTATTAGGAATGAAAAGTTTTTCTGATGAAACTAATAATTATAAAATAGTAGAAAAACCTGTAACATTATCAATATTAGCAATTCAAAATGGAAAAGTATTTGACGAAAATTGGTTAATTTTTAGAGAAGCATTTAAAGATACAAATGTAAAATTACAAAGTGCAACATCAAAAAATTTAACAGACGAAGTACAAGCTTTTAATCTAGCTGTATCATCTGGAAATTTACCTGATATAATTTCTTATGCATACCCAGAAAAAATAGAAAATTTAGGGATGTCTGGAGGGATGGTTCCTTTAAATGAATTAATAGATAAGCATGCTCCAAACATAAAGGCTTTTTTTGAAAAATATCCAAGATATAAAATGGATGCAGTTGCAGCAGATGGAAAAATATATTATATCCCATGCTATTATGATTGGTATGCAATGAAGGCATCTCAAGGATTGTTTATAAGAAAAGATTGGTTAGATAAACTAGGATTAGATGTACCAAAAACTATGGATGATTTTTACAAAGTTTTAAAAGCTTTTAAAGAACAGGATCCAAATGGAAATGGAAAAGCAGATGAAATACCATATTTTGATAGAACTATTGAATTTGCAACAAAAGAGTTAGTAGGATTATTTGGAGCTCAGTATGGGTTTTATTTAGATAATGGAATAGTAAAATATGGACCAACTCAAGAAAGGTTTAAAGAAGCTATGCCAGAAGTAATAAAGTGGTATAAAGAGGGATTGATCGATCCTGAAATTTATACAAGAGGTTTTAGTGGAAGAGATTATATGCTTCGTAATGACGTTGGAGGAGTAACATTTGACTGGTTTGCAAGTACTACTGGATATAATAATGATGAAGAATTAAAAAAGCAGAATGAAAAATTTGAGTTTATAGCAATAGCACCACCTGAATATAAAGGACAAAGTTATGCACCAGATGCGAGAACAACATCTCTAGGTGGTTGGGGAATATCAGCAAGTGCTAAAGATCCTATAACAGCTATAAAATATATGGACTATTGGTTCTCGGATAAAGGGTATGAACTTTATAACTGGGGAGTTGAAGGAGATACTTTCGTAAGAGATCAAGATGGGAAAAAACAGTATACTGATAAAGTAATGAAAGCTCCAGGAAAAAATGCACTTCAAGTTTTAAGAGATAATGGATTACAATTTAAAATAGGGGCACGTCAAGATTATGAGTATGAAAAGGCTTGGGGAGATAAAAAGGCTACAGAATGGTCAGAAATGTATATGGCAAATGGTTATATAATGGATCAGGTTCCATTATTTAAATATACACCAGAAGAAGCAAAAAAAGTCCAAAAGATAAGTTCTCAAATATCAATGGCGTTAGATGAGATGAGTCAAAAGTGGGTCTTAGGAGCTGAGGATTTTGATAAGTCATATAATCAATTTGTTGAAAGAGTTAATAAACTTGGATTAAAAGAGCTTATTGAAATAAACCAGAGAGCGTATGATAGAGTTCAATCATAA
- a CDS encoding anaerobic sulfatase maturase: protein MNHINLLIKPSSSLCNINCEYCFYSDVASNRSHHSFGFMTLETLEKLVKESFLTAKSSITFSFQGGEPTLIGIEFYKKFHNFIKKYNVNNISVSFAMQTNGILLNKEWINLFKKENYLLGISLDGHKDIHNFFRRDKIGKGTFAETFKNIKLLQKNNINFNILCVVNKKTVENIKEIYTFFKNSKFKYLQFIPCLDKLDNSTGDYSLTEKEYGFFLDELFSFWYTDLKNKKYTSIRFFDNLLSVILNNQAESCDMNGHCSINTVVESNGNIYPCDFYVLDELLLGNIHNISLKEILTCDKALNFVRSSIKIDENCKHCNYFNLCKSGCRRHKNFQDGTFKNRFCNSFKYFYSKNINKLLEISRSF from the coding sequence ATGAATCATATAAATCTTTTAATAAAACCATCATCTAGTCTTTGCAATATAAATTGTGAATATTGTTTTTATAGTGATGTGGCATCCAATCGTTCTCATCATAGTTTTGGATTTATGACTTTAGAAACTTTAGAAAAATTAGTAAAAGAAAGTTTTTTAACAGCTAAATCATCTATAACATTTTCTTTTCAAGGTGGAGAACCAACTTTAATAGGAATTGAATTTTATAAAAAATTTCATAATTTTATAAAAAAGTATAATGTAAATAATATTAGTGTTAGTTTTGCTATGCAAACTAACGGTATTCTTTTAAACAAAGAATGGATTAATCTTTTCAAAAAAGAAAATTATTTACTTGGAATTTCTTTAGACGGACATAAAGATATCCATAATTTTTTCAGAAGAGATAAAATTGGAAAAGGAACATTTGCTGAAACATTTAAAAATATTAAGCTTCTTCAAAAAAATAACATAAATTTTAATATTCTTTGTGTTGTTAATAAAAAAACAGTTGAAAATATAAAAGAAATATATACTTTTTTTAAAAATTCTAAATTTAAATATTTACAATTTATACCTTGTTTAGATAAGCTTGATAATTCTACTGGTGATTATTCTTTAACAGAAAAAGAATATGGATTTTTTTTAGACGAACTCTTTAGCTTTTGGTACACTGATTTAAAAAATAAAAAATACACAAGTATTCGTTTTTTTGATAATTTACTTTCTGTTATCTTAAATAATCAAGCTGAATCTTGTGATATGAATGGACACTGCAGTATAAATACAGTGGTTGAAAGTAATGGTAACATATATCCTTGTGATTTTTATGTTCTAGATGAGCTCTTACTAGGAAATATACATAACATTTCTCTAAAAGAGATTTTAACATGTGATAAAGCGCTTAATTTTGTAAGAAGCTCAATAAAAATCGATGAAAATTGTAAACATTGTAACTATTTTAATCTTTGTAAAAGCGGATGTAGAAGACATAAAAATTTTCAAGATGGAACTTTTAAAAATAGATTTTGCAACTCTTTTAAATATTTCTATTCTAAAAATATAAATAAACTTTTAGAAATTAGTCGTTCTTTTTAA
- a CDS encoding L,D-transpeptidase, translating to MKNKFRYLIIGIFSIISFIVCNAATLEKDLTYKKHTLNDTYKYGKITREFQWNKISKYLDRLDSFQGENIRFGTLKNYKNINGLPPVARQIAMEKYSDGSRPSVKDKFGNRRNQGIPLYIEGQMDRPERYAPDGSLVSIVSRDLENYKIKVEDMDGEWIVPARYVKEIEAKDFSKVVVVDRKNQNITTLEKVDNIWKIRSMNPASTGLDRPPYQLPTPLGVFVVQGKKLKMEYLKDGSHTEIDGYAPYASRFSGGGYIHGVPVNLPRTEMIEYSPTLGTTPRSHMCVRNATSHAKYVYEWAQTNKGIVIVIE from the coding sequence ATGAAAAATAAATTTAGGTATTTAATTATAGGAATATTTTCAATTATTAGTTTCATAGTATGTAATGCAGCAACATTGGAAAAAGATTTAACTTATAAGAAACATACTTTAAATGATACTTATAAATATGGAAAAATTACAAGAGAATTTCAATGGAATAAGATATCTAAGTATTTAGATAGATTAGATAGTTTTCAAGGTGAAAATATAAGATTTGGAACTTTAAAAAACTATAAAAATATTAATGGATTGCCTCCAGTAGCTAGACAGATAGCTATGGAAAAATATAGTGATGGATCAAGACCATCAGTAAAAGATAAATTTGGAAATAGAAGAAATCAGGGTATTCCATTATATATAGAAGGACAAATGGATAGACCAGAAAGATATGCTCCAGATGGATCATTAGTTTCTATAGTATCAAGGGATTTAGAAAATTATAAAATAAAAGTTGAGGATATGGATGGAGAATGGATTGTTCCTGCTAGATATGTTAAAGAAATTGAAGCAAAAGATTTTTCTAAAGTAGTTGTAGTAGATAGAAAAAATCAAAATATAACAACATTAGAAAAAGTAGATAATATTTGGAAAATAAGAAGTATGAATCCAGCTTCAACAGGTCTTGATAGACCACCTTATCAGCTACCAACACCTTTAGGAGTTTTTGTTGTTCAGGGAAAAAAATTAAAAATGGAATATTTAAAAGATGGAAGTCACACTGAAATAGATGGATATGCTCCTTATGCAAGTAGATTTTCGGGAGGAGGATATATTCATGGAGTGCCAGTAAATTTACCAAGAACAGAGATGATAGAATATAGTCCAACTTTAGGAACTACTCCAAGATCACATATGTGTGTAAGAAATGCAACTTCTCATGCAAAATATGTATATGAATGGGCACAAACTAATAAAGGTATCGTTATAGTAATTGAATAA
- a CDS encoding efflux RND transporter periplasmic adaptor subunit translates to MIKKLLVILISTILLACNSDKGKQKVKENLGKNIKISEIKPEKITRLNISSGVTEPLNEVKSVTKTGGTVKQINFKNGDKVKKGQIVLVLQDQEVQSTYLKAQASYISNKADFEIKKKNYEKFKQLYDKQLISEDEYLLKRTNYLQGEGNLKTSQAIYLAAKKDYEDLVIKAKLDGVITDLNLKLYEKIAPNTDLVTIVDDSKILVRTGVSVHEISNLSVGNKAEIDLEGIENNYFGNVYEINPVANKDNKKYQIKIEIDNLEGKIKKGMYSKVMVETGSKTGYLVPKNSIVIKELYSYIFVVENGEAKRIKVERGYSNGDKQEIISDELYANMNLVTEGQFLLEDRDKVNILN, encoded by the coding sequence GTGATAAAAAAGTTATTGGTAATATTAATTTCAACGATATTACTAGCGTGCAATAGCGATAAGGGAAAACAAAAAGTTAAAGAGAATTTAGGAAAAAATATTAAAATTTCTGAAATAAAACCAGAAAAAATAACGAGGCTAAATATATCAAGCGGAGTGACAGAGCCATTAAATGAGGTAAAGTCTGTAACTAAAACAGGTGGAACTGTAAAACAAATTAATTTTAAAAATGGAGATAAAGTAAAAAAAGGTCAAATAGTTTTAGTTTTACAAGATCAAGAGGTTCAATCGACATATTTAAAAGCTCAAGCTTCATATATTTCTAATAAAGCAGATTTTGAAATAAAGAAGAAAAACTATGAAAAATTTAAGCAGCTTTACGATAAACAATTGATATCAGAAGATGAGTATTTATTAAAAAGAACTAATTATCTTCAAGGAGAAGGAAACTTAAAAACTTCACAAGCAATATATTTAGCAGCTAAAAAAGATTATGAAGATTTGGTGATAAAAGCAAAATTAGATGGAGTTATAACAGACTTAAATTTAAAATTATACGAAAAAATAGCGCCAAATACTGATTTAGTAACAATCGTTGATGATAGTAAAATTCTTGTTAGAACTGGAGTATCAGTTCATGAAATAAGTAATTTATCTGTAGGAAATAAAGCAGAAATAGATTTAGAAGGTATTGAAAATAATTATTTTGGAAATGTCTACGAAATAAATCCTGTGGCCAATAAAGATAATAAAAAATATCAAATTAAAATAGAAATAGATAATTTGGAAGGTAAAATAAAAAAAGGAATGTATTCTAAAGTAATGGTAGAAACGGGAAGTAAAACAGGATACTTAGTTCCTAAAAATTCAATAGTTATAAAAGAGTTATACTCTTATATATTTGTAGTGGAGAATGGTGAAGCTAAGAGAATTAAAGTTGAAAGAGGCTATTCTAATGGAGATAAACAAGAGATAATAAGTGATGAACTTTACGCTAATATGAATCTTGTAACTGAAGGTCAATTTTTATTAGAAGATAGAGATAAAGTAAATATTTTAAACTAG